The Larus michahellis chromosome 16, bLarMic1.1, whole genome shotgun sequence genome has a segment encoding these proteins:
- the TAS1R3 gene encoding taste receptor type 1 member 3, protein MVPNLLLCLSFGYAAALRPTCLSAQFRRPGDYIIGGLFPFGTDTINLTTRSEPTSVGCERLFVDGLIWALGMKFAIDQINNSTSLLPGVKLGYDMHNTCFEPVVALQPSLLFLTQNGTTGIGVLCNYTDYQPRVTAVIGPHKSDLCMVTAKLFSFFLIPQVSYGASSEQLSNTELYPSFYRTVASDKSLVEAVVLLLNRFGWNWIATLGSDDEYGRGAQGLFLSIAANHSICIAFEGLIPTDLADPKAQHQLEDTIKLINNTKVNIIVLFAFSQPAQALLEQSIRMGLSEKVWIGTEAWIMSDKIATTPNIQSIGTVLGFIMKAHSVPGFQKYVADLFTYVQQDKFCQESREFNYLMNSDVVDTLCKECDHISLRNISSVLRHSQMQPVYIAVYSVAHALHRALGCTHHVCPKASIKSWQLLHFMNTFPFTVNGQSFKFDHTHGTNTGYKLIFWSWKNGTLTYLPAGDYEDSLYIDKSQIQFHTADQKEPTSECFRHCKPGQFKQIKGFHLCCYDCTDCPENTFWSAKDSTTCTPCLEHQWSPVQSTRCYDRSEKYLFWNEPLTIALLTLMSITISLICLTAVLFLKSLETPLVQASGGKLNLFALFALTLLCLSSCLYIGKPSNTLCMTQQIVYALCLNGCFSTFFIKSLEITLVTEFPHCAPTLLHWVTRRRAWLLVALCLLTECSFCVCYLHLGPDHLQPDYKSLPTEVLLVCTTQSWLAFALMHGYNSCIAFVCFLCTFMVRTSGKKYNIARGITFAILIYFIIWIFFIALFATLKTVLKSVTQISTILATTLGILGTYYMPKCYIILLKPDLNTVDYFQNSIKEEPEEDSQ, encoded by the exons GTTATTTGTAGACGGGCTAATATGGGCTCTTGGGATGAAGTTTGCTATCGATCAGATCAACAACTCCACTTCCCTTCTGCCGGGAGTAAAGCTGGGCTATGACATGCACAACACCTGCTTTGAGCCGGTGGTGGCCTTACAGCCCAGTTTGCTGTTTCTGACCCAAAATGGCACAACGGGCATTGGAGTGCTGTGCAACTACACCGACTACCAGCCCCGCGTGACCGCGGTGATCGGACCACACAAGTCAGACCTCTGCATGGTAACAGCCAAGCTGTTCAGCTTCTTCTTGATCCCACAG GTCAGCTATGGAGCCAGCAGTGAGCAGCTCAGCAACACGGAGTTGTACCCATCCTTCTACCGTACCGTTGCCAGTGATAAGAGCTTGGTGGAAGCTGTGGTCCTGCTGCTGAACAGGTTTGGATGGAACTGGATTGCCACCCTTGGAAGTGATGATGAATATGGCCGAGGAGCCCAGGGGCTCTTCTTAAGCATAGCTGCAAATCACAGCATCTGCATTGCATTCGAGGGGCTAATTCCTACAGACCTTGCAGACCCCAAAGCCCAACACCAACTGGAAGATACCATTAAGTTAATTAACAACACCAAAGTCAACATCATTGTGCTTTTTGCCTTTAGCCAGCCAGCCCAGGCCCTGCTGGAACAAAGCATCAGGATGGGACTGAGTGAGAAAGTCTGGATTGGCACTGAAGCCTGGATAATGTCTGACAAAATTGCCACCACCCCAAATATTCAGAGCATCGGGACAGTCTTAGGATTTATTATGAAAGCACACTCAGTCCCTGGCTTCCAGAAATACGTTGCCGACCTCTTTACCTATGTTCAGCAGGATAAATTTTGCCAGGAGTCTAGAGAATTCAACTACCTCATGAACTCTGACGTGGTGGACACGCTTTGCAAAGAGTGCGACCACATCTCGCTGCGCAACATCTCGTCGGTGTTAAGACACTCCCAAATGCAACCTGTGTACATCGCAGTCTACAGCGTGGCTCACGCACTGCACAGGGCGCTGGGGTGCACCCACCACGTGTGTCCCAAAGCATCCATCAAATCTTGGCAG ctgctgcactTCATGAACACCTTCCCATTCACGGTGAACGGCCAAAGTTTCAAGTTTGATCATACCCATGGCACAAACACCGGCTACAAGCTTATATTCTGGTCCTGGAAAAATGGCACCCTTACTTATCTGCCTGCTGGCGACTACGAAGACTCCTTGTACATCGATAAGTCTCAGATTCAGTTTCACACTGCAGATCAAAAG GAGCCTACCTCAGAGTGCTTCAGACATTGTAAACCAGGacaatttaaacaaataaaaggatTCCACCTCTGCTGCTACGACTGTACAGATTGTCCAGAAAACACCTTCTGGAGCGCTAAAG acagCACCACCTGCACTCCCTGCCTAGAGCATCAGTGGTCCCCTGTCCAGAGCACACGGTGTTATGACCGCAGCGAGAAATACCTCTTTTGGAATGAGCCGCTCACCATTGCCTTGCTAACGTTGATGTCCATCACCATATCCCTGATCTGTCTGACAGCAGTGCTCTTTTTAAAGAGCCTCGAGACTCCCCTTGTGCAGGCTTCTGGAGGCAAACTGAACCTCTTTGCCTTGTTCGCACTCACGCTGCTGTGTCTCAGCTCCTGTCTCTATATAGGGAAGCCCAGTAACACCCTTTGTATGACCCAGCAGATAGTCTATGCCCTCTGCCTCAATGGTTGTTTCTCTACCTTCTTCATCAAGTCCCTTGAGATCACCCTCGTGACAGAGTTCCCTCACTGTGCCCCAACCCTCTTGCACTGGGTGACCCGCAGGAGGGCCTGGCTCCTCGTTGCCCTGTGCCTCCTCACCGAGTGCTCGTTCTGTGTCTGCTACCTTCACTTGGGCCCTGACCATCTGCAGCCTGACTACAAGTCACTGCCCACCGAAGTTCTGCTGGTGTGTACCACGCAGTCCTGGCTTGCCTTTGCCCTGATGCACGGCTACAACAGCTGCATAGCCTTCGTCTGCTTCCTGTGCACCTTCATGGTACGGACctctgggaagaaatacaatatCGCCAGGGGCATCACATTTGCCATCCTAATCTATTTCATCATCTGGATCTTCTTCATTGCTCTTTTTGCCACGCTGAAGACAGTCCTCAAGTCTGTTACTCAGATTAGTACCATTTTGGCAACCACTCTGGGTATCTTGGGAACCTACTATATGCCTAAATGCTACATCATCTTGCTTAAGCCTGATCTGAACACAGTAGATTATTTCCAGAATTCCATCAAAGAAGAGCCAGAGGAGGACTCTCAATAA